Proteins found in one Sorghum bicolor cultivar BTx623 chromosome 1, Sorghum_bicolor_NCBIv3, whole genome shotgun sequence genomic segment:
- the LOC8054286 gene encoding LRR receptor-like serine/threonine-protein kinase FEI 1 yields the protein MGSFLRKQPSYLFVLIVLHLVAHEARTLSSDGEALLAFKKAVTNSDGIFLNWREQDADPCNWKGVRCDSHSKRVINLILAYHRLVGPIPPEIGRLNQLQTLSLQGNSLYGSLPPELGNCTKLQQLYLQGNYLSGYIPSEFGDLVELETLDLSSNTLSGSIPHSLDKLSKLTSFNVSMNFLTGAIPSSGSLINFNETSFVGNLGLCGKQINSVCKDALQSPSNGLQSPSPDDMINKRNGNSTRLVISAVATVGALLLVALMCFWGCFLYKNFGKKDMRGFRVELCGGSSVVMFHGDLPYSSKDILKKLETMDEENIIGAGGFGTVYKLAMDDGNVFALKRIVKTNEGLDRFFDRELEILGSVKHRYLVNLRGYCNSPSSKLLIYDYLPGGSLDEVLHEKSEQLDWDARINIILGAAKGLSYLHHDCSPRIIHRDIKSSNILLDGNFEARVSDFGLAKLLEDEESHITTIVAGTFGYLAPEYMQFGRATEKTDVYSFGVLVLEILSGKRPTDASFIEKGLNIVGWLNFLAGENREREIVDLNCEGVQTETLDALLSLAKQCVSSLPEERPTMHRVVQMLESDVITPCPSDFYDSE from the exons ATGGGCTCTTTCCTGAGGAAACAGCCCAGCTACCTCTTTGTTTTGATAGTTCTGCACCTTGTTGCTCATGAGGCAAGAACGCTGAGTTCAGATG GCGAAGCACTTCTTGCCTTCAAGAAGGCAGTTACAAATTCAGATGGGATCTTTCTAAATTGGCGTGAGCAAGATGCAGACCCCTGCAATTGGAAGGGTGTTAGATGTGATAGTCATAGCAAGAGAGTGATTAATCT GATTCTTGCATACCACAGATTAGTTGGGCCCATACCACCAGAAATCGGAAGGTTAAATCAATTGCAAACTTT ATCTCTGCAGGGGAACAGTTTGTATGGTTCACTCCCTCCTGAATTGGGGAATTGTACCAAGTTGCAACAATT GTATCTACAAGGAAATTATTTAAGTGGGTACATCCCTTCAGAATTTGGTGATCTGGTGGAACTCGAGACATT GGACTTATCCAGTAATACATTGAGCGGATCTATTCCACATTCTCTTGATAAGTTGTCCAAACTTACATCATT CAATGTTTCCATGAACTTCCTGACAGGAGCAATACCATCTTCTGGTTCACTTATCAATTTCAATGAGACATC CTTTGTTGGGAACCTTGGTTTATGTGGGAAGCAGATAAACTCGGTGTGCAAAGATGCACTTCAATCACCATCAAATGGTCTGCAGTCACCTTCCCCAG ATGACATGATTAATAAAAGGAATGGGAATTCTACCAGACTTGTTATAAGTGCAGTGGCAACAGTGGGAGCTCTCCTATTGGTGGCTTTAATGTGTTTCTGGGGTTGCTTTCtttacaaaaattttggaaagaaAGATATGCGTGGTTTCAGAGTGGAGCTTTGTGGAG GCTCTTCTGTCGTAATGTTCCATGGGGACCTCCCTTACTCCTCAAAAGACATCCTCAAGAAGCTAGAGACTATGGATGAAGAAAATATCATTGGAGCAGGAGGCTTCGGAACTGTTTATAAACTTGCAATGGATGATGGCAATGTCTTTGCCTTGAAAAGAATAGTGAAAACAAATGAAGGGCTAGATCGGTTCTTTGATAGAGAACTTGAGATATTGGGAAGTGTTAAACATCGCTATTTGGTCAATCTTCGTGGTTATTGCAACTCTCCTTCATCAAAACTTTTGATATATGATTATCTTCCAGGTGGAAGCCTGGATGAAGTGCTTCATG AAAAATCTGAACAGTTGGATTGGGATGCACGTATTAACATTATACTTGGAGCTGCAAAAGGCTTGTCTTATTTGCATCATGACTGTTCGCCTCGAATAATACATCGTGATATTAAGTCAAGCAACATCTTGCTTGATGGCAATTTTGAGGCCCGTGTGTCGGACTTTGGACTTGCAAAGCTTTTAGAGGATGAAGAATCACATATTACTACAATAGTTGCAGGAACATTTGGTTATCTTGCACCAG AGTATATGCAATTTGGCAGAGCCACCGAGAAGACTGATGTCTACAGTTTTGGGGTTTTGGTACTTGAAATACTTAGTGGAAAGCGGCCTACTGATGCATCCTTCATTGAGAAGGGATTAAACATTGTTGGATGG TTAAATTTTCTGGCTGGTGAGAACCGGGAGAGGGAAATTGTCGATCTGAACTGTGAAGGAGTGCAGACTGAGACCTTAGATGCCCTGCTTTCTCTTGCCAAGCAATGTGTTAGCTCTTTGCCAGAGGAGCGGCCGACAATGCACAGGGTGGTACAGATGCTCGAGTCGGATGTAATTACACCGTGCCCTAGCGACTTCTACGATTCAGAGTAG